Proteins found in one Nostoc sp. NIES-3756 genomic segment:
- a CDS encoding alanine--glyoxylate aminotransferase family protein, translating into MAQIISINDNQRLQLEPLEVPSRLLLGPGPSNAHPAVLQAMNVSPVGHLDPAFLALMDEIQSLLRYVWQTENQLTIAVSGTGTAAMEATIANAVEPGDVVLIGVAGYFGNRLVDMAGRYGADVRTISKPWGQVFSLEELRSALETHRPAILALVHAETSTGARQPLEGVGELCREFGTLLLIDTVTSLGGVPIFLDAWGVDLAYSCSQKGLGCPPGASPFTMSPRAVEKLQRRRTKVANWYLDMNLLGKYWGSERVYHHTAPINLYYALREALRLIAQEGLANCWQRHQKNVEYLWERLEDIGLSLHVEKEYRLPTLTTVCIPDGVDGKAAARQLLNEHNIEVGGGLGELAGKVWRVGLMGYNSRKESVDQLIPALQQVLR; encoded by the coding sequence ATGGCACAGATAATCTCCATCAATGACAATCAACGCTTACAACTAGAACCTTTAGAAGTTCCCTCTCGTCTGCTATTGGGGCCTGGGCCGTCAAATGCCCATCCGGCAGTTCTGCAAGCAATGAACGTATCACCAGTGGGACATTTAGATCCAGCCTTCCTCGCCCTGATGGACGAAATCCAGTCTTTGCTGCGTTACGTGTGGCAAACAGAAAATCAACTGACCATTGCTGTGAGTGGTACAGGAACAGCCGCAATGGAAGCCACCATCGCCAATGCTGTAGAACCCGGTGATGTAGTTTTGATTGGTGTTGCTGGTTATTTTGGTAATCGTCTGGTGGATATGGCGGGACGCTATGGCGCAGATGTCCGCACTATCAGCAAACCTTGGGGGCAAGTATTTTCACTCGAAGAACTCCGCAGCGCTTTAGAAACCCATCGTCCGGCAATTCTGGCTTTAGTTCATGCAGAAACCTCCACAGGTGCGCGTCAACCCTTGGAAGGTGTGGGTGAGTTGTGTCGAGAATTTGGCACTCTCTTACTCATAGATACAGTTACCAGTTTGGGTGGTGTTCCCATCTTTTTGGATGCGTGGGGGGTTGATTTAGCTTACAGTTGTAGTCAAAAAGGTTTGGGTTGTCCTCCTGGCGCTTCACCTTTTACCATGAGTCCTCGCGCTGTTGAGAAATTGCAACGCCGACGCACTAAGGTGGCAAACTGGTATTTAGATATGAACTTGCTGGGTAAATATTGGGGTAGCGAAAGAGTTTATCACCATACAGCCCCAATCAACTTATACTATGCTTTGCGGGAAGCATTACGTTTAATTGCCCAAGAAGGACTAGCCAACTGCTGGCAACGCCACCAAAAGAATGTTGAGTATTTGTGGGAAAGATTAGAAGATATAGGATTAAGTCTGCACGTTGAGAAAGAGTACAGACTACCAACCTTAACCACAGTCTGCATTCCCGACGGAGTTGATGGTAAAGCTGCTGCCCGTCAGTTACTCAATGAGCATAACATTGAAGTTGGCGGCGGCTTGGGTGAACTAGCTGGTAAAGTCTGGCGTGTGGGACTAATGGGTTACAACAGTCGTAAAGAAAGTGTAGACCAGTTGATTCCAGCCCTACAGCAAGTTTTACGTTAG
- a CDS encoding general stress protein: protein METAILKHGIGVFAKSQGIEQAINDLKAANFPTEKISVIAKDAEKTEHLKQQVQTSDHIGKENVDTTGAIGDTLSATSWGTLLIGLSSLALPGLGTVLAAGSVGVALVSSIGGVAVSAAATQNLVNAMGKLGIPEERARVYSDRLQQGNYLLIIDGSEEEIHRAESILREDGIEYWDIYNVP, encoded by the coding sequence ATGGAAACCGCAATTTTAAAACATGGTATAGGTGTATTTGCAAAATCTCAAGGGATTGAGCAAGCAATTAATGACTTGAAAGCTGCGAATTTTCCTACAGAAAAAATATCAGTGATTGCTAAGGATGCAGAGAAAACTGAGCATTTAAAACAACAAGTGCAAACAAGCGACCATATCGGTAAAGAAAACGTAGATACCACAGGTGCGATCGGTGATACCCTATCTGCCACTAGCTGGGGTACATTATTGATTGGTTTAAGCAGTCTAGCACTTCCAGGTTTAGGTACTGTGTTGGCAGCCGGTTCTGTGGGTGTAGCTTTGGTATCTAGCATTGGTGGTGTGGCTGTAAGTGCAGCCGCCACACAAAATCTAGTCAATGCAATGGGTAAATTAGGTATACCAGAAGAACGAGCTAGAGTATATAGCGATCGCCTACAGCAAGGTAATTATTTACTGATAATCGATGGTTCAGAAGAAGAAATTCACCGGGCTGAATCAATTTTGCGTGAAGATGGCATTGAATATTGGGATATCTATAATGTCCCTTAA